From Punica granatum isolate Tunisia-2019 chromosome 1, ASM765513v2, whole genome shotgun sequence:
CAAGCAGTGTGATCCTGGTTGTTCTTGAAGcttctttattttcaattttaatatttaattccATATGTCATCGTCTTGTTCAGTCCGTTATTACTCGAACTGATATTACAGATAAGGAAGATCAAGCCCTTTACGGGTTTCCCGACGGGCATTGGGAAGTCAAAGTTCCTGAAGAAGAACTGCCACCCAAACTTCCAGAGCCCACAATCGCTATTAACGTTTCCAAAGATGATATGCTGTCTCAAGAATGGCTATGTCACGTTGCTGCAAACAGCGACGCATGGTTGCTTTCTGTGATGTCTTACTGCAGCGCAAGTCTCAAGTTTAGCAAGGATGATAGGTAATAGTTCTCCTATATGTTTGGTTCTCATCTTTTCATGTGTATTGGAGTCAAATGCCCAAGAGAAGACTTGATTTCATACATCAATTCCACGCCAAAAcaattatcttcttttttttaaaacatagaGGAATAGTTTTATGTCCTTTGGACGTCCCATGACATGTGAGAAATGAATGTGATTTGGATTGGACTCCTGTTAGAGTAGGTATTGTTCTGTAATGTAGGTCCGTTTAGTGGAAGAGTGAACAAGAGCCCGAGCTCTCTTCTAAATTGACTTTCTTCTATATGCTGGACATTTaagtttttttctctctttctttgcCATATGTCATGGTCGGAATTTATGGTGCAGGAGACAACTTTTTAATATGATAAACGACCTTCCTACAGTACTCGAAGTTGTGTCATCTGGTACGGTTGAGAAGCCAACGGAGGTGAGGTCAGCAGTCCTGAATAACAGCAGCAGCCATCCTGGACCTAACGTTGGGGTAGGATGAAATTTGTTTTGATACAATGTGCTTGAAAATTCATTCGTAGAGTAGTTTATCAGAACTAATATTTTCAGCATAGGAAATGTGTTATATACACTTGCTTTCATTTTTAGAAAGCGATGTTTTCAAAACGATTTTGAGGGCAATGTCCAAAAAAATGCAATGGGAAGGAATGAAGGTGCTTCTCTTTTCTTATCATTCATCTATGTAATGATACAGTCCCCTATGATTTGATTGCAGACACATAGAGATCCGGAACCGCAGAGCAAGGGCCATCAAGCAGCTGTTCATCCAAAGTCTGAGAATGAGTCGGCTTTGGAAGAGCAGAAAGATAGACATGGGAGAGACAAAGGTGTAACCTGTGGTGGGAACGGTATTAGGCGCATAAAATGGGTTTTCTGTAACATTTGCAAGAAGTGGGTAGGTGCTCTAAGTAAACTCCTGCAAGGCCAAAATATTTGAAGATTTATGAGCGCGCATCTTCCAAAGAGCAGAAAACTCGACCTTGAGACATTACAATATCATTCTTATCCTATGTATGAACCAGGAAATGTGTTGTATATTCTTGCTGTCATTGTCGGAAACCGATGATTTCAAAACGACAATGGGAACAATGTCCAATCAATGCATTGGGAATGAATGATGGGTTCTTCCCCTTCCTTATTGTTCATCTGTATAATGATACACTCCCCTCGTGATTTTCTTGCAGGCACAGCGAGTCAAAACTGCAGAGTGAGGGCCATCTGGCAGCTGTTCATCCAAAGTCTGAGGATTAGTAGGCTTTGCAAGAAGAACACAAAGGTGAACATGGGGCAATGAGGGAGACGGATGGGCAATCTGTGGCAGGAATGATACTAGGCATGCATGTTGGGTTTTCTGTAATGTTTGCAAGAAAAGGGTAGGTCCGCTAAGTTGATTCCGGTAAAGGCAAAAATTGAAGATTGTGAGTGACGGTTTTTCAGAGAGAAGAAAACTTGACCTTGAGGCATTACGAGGTCATTCTTTGCCTTGAGTTGGTAGGAGTCTGAATGGTGAAGCAAATGACATTGTCAATTCTCTGATGATGAGAATTAAATTCTCATTGGTGTTTAGCAATCTCTCATTTTCCTTACTTTGGTGAGTTTTTTGCCAAATTAAAAAGGGTTActttcatttcatatttctCACGATAGTATCAATGATCAATGCATCTCAGATGCATCGCACAAAAATTTCCATATGACAAGCTCTTAAACGCAGCTATGTTCAGATGAAACGACACAAGTGGTGTTTCCTTTCAGAAGGTTTCCACCTTTTTCAAAACCCGGACTGGAGTAGATGATCGAACTTGTCACAAGTACATTTCATCTCAGTAGTTCATTATAAATTATCAGGAGAAACAGTTGATGTTTATCCCactgaatttttaaatttttgactGGCTTTTCATTGGGTAAAAATACTTGCAGAATATTCGAGAGACCGAGCATGGttgttagaattgtgattctacgattcaaggtGTGCCTAGCGATTCCAATTCCATGGCATGAATCGAGAATGTAGAATCGTAGAATTGGACCGATTCTAGTTTCAATCCAAAGTTGTATGccccctctctccctcctcatctctctcattttacAACAGTATTGCTCGTTggttctcttattttatgaaaagtttgaaacttCTCTTATGTCTGTAAGTGATAGAGACCTGAGAAGTTTTTCGAACTGCTTCGAATTGGGTTCTTGTCGATTCCTGATTGCCGTCTGGTTTGAGATGACTTAGGCTGGAattttttttgactttttagGTGCAGGGAAAGATGATTTCAAGAAAGGACAGACCAAGAAGAAGTTAAGGAGGAAAAACAGCTTCGCCTATAAGATTCGTGACCACGGtactatatcaattttcattagaAGTTGTTATAGTGGGAGCGCTCTCTTGTGAAGACTAAGCACCATCAGATTTTGGTGAACGAAGTAGGAAGCAGcaagatttatcatttgatgtTTACTTCTACTATTTCTGTATGAAATTTGGTATATAtctgtatatattattttttttaattacaggtagaatcttacgattcacgattcgattctacgattcacgattccataaccctcgaccgattctaggtagaatcgcgattctaacaaCCTTGATTCCAAGTGAGACTGTAAGGCCTTGATTAAAGTCTTCACCAGCACTGATACTGTTTTTTGAGGCTCCGTTTCCTTTATACTCTCAAGCATGCATAGAAAGTCTATTCTTTGGGGTAGGTTAGTTGCCAGAGTTCGATTTATCTGAGCCAGAACGAATATACGAGGTCACCAAGATTCTGAGCTGAAGATTCTGTATTGACCCAACAATGTTACTTCAAGAATTTAGGACCAcaccaaaatgaaaaagagaCTGGGCCTTATGATCTAATTGTTGAGAAAGTGAAATATGTCAAACTTATGACCGTTAATTTGTGAGAGTTTGTTGGAACCAAGGTATCTGTACGAGCAGGGTGATCCTAGTTCAAGTTGAGAGCCCTTGTTCCatttaagtttgatttatGTTGATTTAAATCCATATATCTGCCCTTTGGTTAGTTTGTTATAAACACAAATACATTCACAAAGAATGGAAACCAATTCCTTATAGGGAACCTGAAAGCCGGCACTTGGAGGCCAACGTTTGAACGTAGAATTCTTGCACAATCTTCCGGACCCATGATTGGAATTAACTGCACTGTAGACAGCTTGAAAAATGATTGTCAAGCTTTGCTTCCTTCATTGATTAATGGTTGCTTTTCATGACTTTTCATTCCAAGCTTAGCTGGCTAATAGGTATACATCTCCTAATTGTTCAGTTATTATCTTGTGGTTAGGTTAGATCAGGTATAATTTAATCTTCGATAGAAGATCCTATCTTCTACATTTATATTAGGAATGCCAATAGGCATATATATCCTAACTAACAGACACAGGAGATAACTGGTGTTAGGTGACATTCTTTGCATTCTTTTCAAGTGATAGTTACAAATTCAAAGTACAAAATGAGGCAATATATGGAAAGATATCAATTACTATTATCTATGGTTGTTTCTAACGTCTCGCATCTTTTATATACGTATGGATGTGGAAAATCATCCTTTATTGAAGTGTTTATTTGAATATGATGCCGACATCGTATTTGGAATCCATTTAGGCCCAATTCTATAAGAGCGTGGCCCCTAGTCATGGCCTACTCAATATCAAGTATAGTCCTGAAAACtcacattaagcaagcactaaGTTCAAATTTGTGGAACTCCTGCATGAAGGTATAGACTTGGGGAGGACATGGATTTTGAACACTAAACCATGATTCGTCTCCTTCGATGGGTGACTGCTCTTATGCACGCACGCAAGGCCTTCCCTATCAGGCGAATGATGTGCAAGCCAACAAGGAGAGTCATCAGGCCCGTCCATGCAAGGATACCGAGCGAAATGATCTCGTATGGCAAACCTCGACCCCGAGGTGTCAAGAAGATGATGGAGATTGCGTAAGTCAGTGCCATGGAAGTGATTACGATCCACATGATCACCATCAGGACGCCAACGAATAACCTCCGTCGCATTGGAAGTCCACTTATGAGCAGGACGATGATGCTCAAAGATGCAATGAAGCCGATAGTGTTGAATACGAGGAAGGCAAGGTACACACCATAATAAGAATCTCCCATTACTGTGATTCCTGCAAGGTGTGTGATAGTTGAGTTTCCTGGCACAACAAGGCCAAAGTAGGAGATGGTGTTGTTCACTGGGACCGACGTTGAGTTGTCCCCTGCATTGTCCTGCCACACACCGCCAGGTGGGTTCATGCCTGCCTGGAAAGCCATGGTGGCAGTCAGAGTTGCAACAACCATCAGCGAGTTCCGCATCCGTTCCAACCAGCTGTTCTGCCTCTTGAAATGCTTTTTCCAATTGTATGCTCCTGATGGGAACTTACTCGCACGACTCAAGGGTGAGACCCTAGTCTGTTTTGACATGGTCTGATTATCTGCAATTGCCTTTTCCTTGGTGCCGGTTGTGCTTTGTGCTAAGAGGTCAAGCGCCATGAAACCTTCAAGGTTGCGAGAGTGAATGTCTGCTCTTGTGTGGGTGGTTAGGAAATCCACTGTCTGCACAATGAAGCAGAGAACCAATcaactgatatatatatagatgaactGAGAAAATCGACATGTAGTTCTATTATAAACCACTGTCTTGTGTGGGTGTTCAGCTTCTTTTATCTAAGTTTCCTACTTGTGACTTGCCTCTGTAAATGCATATTTATGTTCTATTAGCAAAGAAAGGGGGTTGGTATAACGAAAATCACTCTCGACCTGAGATCAAGTAGTTCCTGAGTTCGGTAGAGGTTCTATATATGAAATGAGAAAGGGATTTACTTGGGAATTCCAACCACCCATCCAACAAAACATGTCGGTATAGCTTCAATCGTATCAAATCTAGGGCCGATATTTTTTAGGGGAGACAAAAGAAATCTGTCGTGAAGATAGCGATGGCTCGAATTGGTGAATTCCTATTCTATTTGTGTTGTTAGCGGGCAAATTGAACACCATAAAAACTTTTCCACGGATCATTGACTTAATTACCGATAAAATCTAAATTAACTGACAGAAGTTAAAGTAAAGgcaaaataattaagagagaCTTACTTCAAATTGCCCATCTGCAGCAGCAAGATGCAAAGCAGAGTTTCCATCTTTGTCCTTCCAGTCAATGAACTCATCCTCTCCCCCAAACATCCCCACCAGTACCTTCAAACTCTCcaacttattatttttgacACACATATGCAAGACCGTCTCCCCACTCTTATTGACGATCCGAGCAGCCTCTGCTGCAACCTGAACCAATGCCTCTAGCACCTTGACCTTCCCTTTAACGGCAGCAACTTGCAGAGGGTTCCTCCCATACTTGTCGGACACCAAGCATGCCTCCTTGCACGCGTTTAGCAGGCCTTTCACTATGTCTACGTAACCTTTTGCTGCTGCCAGGTGAAGAGGCGTTGATCTCTGAGAGTTGAGCTCGCAGGCGAGCTCGGGCTTCAAGGAAAGGATCTTGCTCACGAACTCTGAGTGTCCTAGCATCGCCGCAACGTGGAGAGGGGTGTCGGAGTGGGGCCCAACAAGGGATCGTTCGAGGACGAGTTCATCTTCCCGGAGGAGCTGCAGCAGTGAAGGGACGTTGCCTTCCAGTGCAGCCCTGTGTAGCCTCCTTTCCATCAATGTCGTGCTTTAGAGATTGAGACCGCACTAAGCTTATTACTTCTGCCAAAATGTCGCATTATTCTTATGTTGAAGACTAGAGAATTCTTGTGGTTTAGGGAGAGTCCGGCCTCAGCCTACgttgatttttctttccagCCATTCAATTCTCAATTTGGGTTTTCCTGAAAGACGATTGGATTGATTGTTCTTATTAGATATAAGAAATAGCTAGGAATTTGACGCAGACACCAAAAACAAACAGCTCGAAAGCAACGTCCCATACTGTTCTTTGGTTTGGTATGAAACTTCAacatgtatataattatataatcacAAAGATGACAAATTATGCGCGTAAAATTTGTTCGACTCAGGAAAACGTTGACCTGTCAGCGTCACCTAAGGCAGCAATGAGATGTGCGTTTACATTGACTTTATacgaaattatatatatacatatgtatatatatataatttggaaGAACAAGATGTATCAAACTCAATAAAATCTAATATTATTGAGGAGGCTTATGGGCCTTAAAAATGGGCCTTAAAAGGAGTGAATAAGGAAGGGAGAATTAAAGATGCAAGAAaatttacataaatatatatttctttttttaattttgaatagaGTGCGAGTGTCAATGTCTTTCTCATTTACCACCTCATGAGTTTGGCCCGATGATTGAGAACTATTGCCGAAAGGCATCACCAACAACTGGCTCTTAAGTTATccaaaaaaggggaaaaaaaaaaaagctcattGGCTTCCCACAATtcacattttattatttttctgattttttattataccTATTAccattattttgatattaataGATGATACAAAATCTCTTCTTTTATAGCAaagaatatgattttttttatttgttgaatCACAACCTATGCTCAAGCGTTGTATTGGCCTAATCATGAAGtgttttcaataaatttttattttatattttttttaaccatagGGCGGTTTGGTTACATGCCCAAGAAGAAGAGGTGTCTTGAGTTGGGCTGACCGACATATCTACGTGACTATCCGCGAGGCACACTGGAGCCAGCCAAAGGCCCACTGGTTGTGATTATGGCAAAATTTCAGCGTCTAATTTAGTCAGGCTGCTTGGAGAGTTGAGGTGCACATATTTATGCAGGCAAATGGGACTTGGGGCTTTTCCTGCGGTGGACATTACCATTTAAGATTACTATAAATTTCCACTTTTAAAATTGCCAGTAATGTTCATTACCCTAACTGGAAAAGTATATTACTAGCTGAGTGGGAAGTTGATTACTTTGGGAATCCAAATTATTAGTAATTTGCTTCAACCAAACATGGTAATCTAATGAGCCTAGgaaatttaaaatcagatCCCCAATAATCCACATGGATTATCTCATACCAAACGCCCATGGATAGGCCGAAAGCTGCATTTGATATTGTATTAAGTCATCCGCCCTCGGTCTAGGAAATTTTATAggagtaaatttttttggctGCTTGAACTTAGAGGGATTTGAATGTTGGtgacttttttgaaaaaaaatgactcAATTATAGGGCCAAACCCCTTCATATTCGAGACCTCTGCCCTGAATATACTGATCATGTCGCATGTAAAATTTTGTGTTGTTTTAGGTCGTGTCCATTAGAATTCTAATTTCCGCTGTGAATCTTTACGATTTcgt
This genomic window contains:
- the LOC116203782 gene encoding PHD finger protein ALFIN-LIKE 9-like codes for the protein MAGRRTENCEPSKVVKVFNDLKGRRAALIKALTTDVADFYKQCDPDKEDQALYGFPDGHWEVKVPEEELPPKLPEPTIAINVSKDDMLSQEWLCHVAANSDAWLLSVMSYCSASLKFSKDDRRQLFNMINDLPTVLEVVSSGTVEKPTEVRSAVLNNSSSHPGPNVGTHRDPEPQSKGHQAAVHPKSENESALEEQKDRHGRDKGVTCGGNGTASQNCRVRAIWQLFIQSLRISRLCKKNTKVNMGQ
- the LOC116193604 gene encoding ankyrin repeat-containing protein BDA1-like, which produces MERRLHRAALEGNVPSLLQLLREDELVLERSLVGPHSDTPLHVAAMLGHSEFVSKILSLKPELACELNSQRSTPLHLAAAKGYVDIVKGLLNACKEACLVSDKYGRNPLQVAAVKGKVKVLEALVQVAAEAARIVNKSGETVLHMCVKNNKLESLKVLVGMFGGEDEFIDWKDKDGNSALHLAAADGQFETVDFLTTHTRADIHSRNLEGFMALDLLAQSTTGTKEKAIADNQTMSKQTRVSPLSRASKFPSGAYNWKKHFKRQNSWLERMRNSLMVVATLTATMAFQAGMNPPGGVWQDNAGDNSTSVPVNNTISYFGLVVPGNSTITHLAGITVMGDSYYGVYLAFLVFNTIGFIASLSIIVLLISGLPMRRRLFVGVLMVIMWIVITSMALTYAISIIFLTPRGRGLPYEIISLGILAWTGLMTLLVGLHIIRLIGKALRACIRAVTHRRRRIMV